In one Sphingomonas hankookensis genomic region, the following are encoded:
- a CDS encoding glycoside hydrolase family 43 protein translates to MHELTRRDLLAAAGATIGTAALPAFAAPRGDDAFLLSYFTDKDEGRAGLKLARSDDGFVFTPLGGGRGFLMPEVGKDRLMRDPHLCQAPDGLWHLVWTSDWFGPVIGHATSRDLMHWSKQQTIPVMTAFAGVRNSWAPETVYDPKRRDFMIFWSSSIDGKYGATPGERFEGLKLRPYYTRTRDFRTFSPTKLLFDPGFDSIDFTLLKLPQGGYRMIYKDETHDVEQRRWVVSSSAASPTGPFGPASKPFSPTMTEGPSAVWIDGRAVVYYDVYEKGYFGAASTTDFVTWRDETARVRFPKEARHGTVLRVPRGFIDKIA, encoded by the coding sequence ATGCACGAACTGACGCGGCGGGACTTGCTGGCAGCCGCCGGTGCGACGATCGGCACCGCCGCCCTGCCCGCCTTTGCGGCCCCGCGTGGCGACGATGCGTTTCTGCTGAGCTACTTCACCGACAAGGACGAAGGGCGCGCGGGGCTGAAACTGGCGCGGAGCGACGACGGGTTCGTCTTCACTCCGCTAGGCGGCGGGCGCGGGTTCCTGATGCCCGAGGTCGGCAAGGACAGGTTGATGCGCGATCCGCATCTGTGCCAGGCGCCCGACGGGCTGTGGCATCTGGTGTGGACCAGCGACTGGTTCGGGCCGGTGATCGGCCATGCGACCTCGCGCGACCTGATGCACTGGTCGAAGCAGCAGACGATCCCGGTGATGACCGCGTTCGCGGGGGTGCGCAACAGCTGGGCGCCGGAAACGGTCTATGACCCCAAGCGGCGCGATTTCATGATCTTCTGGTCGAGCAGCATCGACGGCAAATACGGCGCGACGCCGGGCGAGCGGTTCGAGGGGCTGAAGCTCAGGCCCTATTACACCCGGACCCGCGATTTCCGAACCTTTTCGCCGACGAAACTGCTGTTCGATCCGGGGTTCGATTCGATCGACTTCACCCTGCTGAAGCTGCCGCAGGGCGGCTATCGCATGATCTACAAGGACGAGACGCACGACGTCGAACAGCGCCGCTGGGTGGTCAGCAGTTCGGCGGCGTCGCCGACCGGGCCGTTCGGACCGGCGAGCAAGCCGTTCAGCCCGACCATGACCGAGGGGCCGAGCGCGGTGTGGATCGATGGGCGCGCCGTCGTCTATTACGACGTGTACGAAAAAGGCTATTTCGGCGCGGCGTCGACCACCGATTTCGTGACGTGGCGGGACGAGACGGCGCGGGTGCGCTTTCCCAAGGAAGCGCGCCACGGCACCGTGCTGCGTGTGCCGCGTGGTTTCATCGACAAGATCGCCTGA
- a CDS encoding glutaminase: MDLSAIVADIAAEMADAPDRGRPADYIPPLAAVDPNRFGMAVIEADGTCHLAGDAEESFSIQSVSKVFALTLALGAVGDQLWKRVGREPSGSAFNSIVQLESEHGIPRNPFINAGAIVVADILLGRYEPREALGELLRFVRAAAGEDGIFIDENVAKAEQDTGFRNLALASYMRAFGNLHHDPHVTLGVYFHQCALAMSCRQLALAGRYLAAGGVNPTTGRNVVSAQRARRINALMLTCGHYDGSGEFAFRVGLPGKSGVGGGILAIAPGIASIAVWSPGLNERGNSQLGTVALERLVQRTGWSVFEPR, encoded by the coding sequence ATGGACCTGTCCGCGATCGTCGCCGACATCGCCGCCGAAATGGCCGATGCACCCGATCGCGGGCGGCCGGCCGACTATATTCCGCCGCTTGCCGCCGTCGATCCGAACCGGTTCGGCATGGCGGTGATCGAGGCGGACGGGACCTGCCATCTGGCGGGCGATGCCGAGGAGAGTTTCTCGATCCAGTCGGTGTCGAAGGTGTTCGCGCTGACGCTGGCGCTGGGCGCGGTCGGGGACCAGTTGTGGAAGCGGGTCGGGCGCGAGCCGTCGGGCAGCGCATTCAATTCGATCGTGCAGCTGGAAAGCGAACACGGCATTCCGCGCAACCCGTTCATCAATGCCGGCGCGATCGTGGTCGCCGACATATTGCTCGGCCGCTACGAACCGCGCGAGGCGCTGGGCGAGCTGCTGCGCTTCGTCCGCGCCGCGGCGGGCGAGGACGGGATCTTCATCGACGAGAACGTCGCGAAGGCGGAACAGGATACGGGGTTCCGCAACCTGGCGCTGGCCAGCTACATGCGCGCGTTCGGCAATCTCCACCATGACCCGCACGTGACGCTGGGCGTCTATTTCCACCAATGCGCGCTGGCGATGAGCTGTCGGCAGCTGGCGCTCGCCGGGCGCTATCTGGCGGCGGGCGGGGTCAATCCGACCACCGGGCGCAATGTCGTGTCGGCGCAGCGGGCGCGGCGGATCAACGCGCTGATGCTGACCTGCGGCCATTATGACGGGTCGGGCGAGTTCGCCTTCCGCGTCGGCCTGCCGGGCAAGAGCGGGGTCGGCGGCGGTATTCTGGCCATTGCGCCGGGCATCGCGTCGATCGCGGTATGGTCGCCGGGGCTGAACGAACGCGGCAATTCGCAGCTGGGGACGGTCGCGCTGGAACGGCTGGTGCAGCGGACCGGGTGGTCGGTGTTCGAGCCGCGTTGA
- a CDS encoding amidohydrolase family protein: MKRLFLAALFASAAVAMPAAAQDVTITNARLVLGDGSAPIEGGTVVVRGGRVVSAGRGAAVAGGRTIDAGGRYVTPGLVAGFTRLGIIEVDGVSATNDASARESVFNAGLDIASAVNPRATPIAINRTDGITRAIVAPDNAGSIFAGQGAVIDLANDMDAVTRPQAFQFMEWGEAGARAAGGSRPAAMAMFRNALFEAQAYARNPASFADRGKEALLTRTDAQALQKVLSGQVPLLIHVERASDILGVLALKREFAGLKPVLVGASEGWTVARQIAAANVPVLASALSDLPASFEQLAATQSNIGRMKAAGVVVGIGTIGDDEARQARLVRQYAGNLVALSKVPGASGLDWGAAFATISSLPARTIGMEGEIGSLSPGRRGDVVIWDGDPLEIGSAPTQLFIDGVEQPLTNRQTRLRDRYLNPVEQGLPKAYQR; encoded by the coding sequence GTGAAGCGCCTGTTCCTCGCCGCGCTGTTCGCCAGCGCTGCCGTTGCCATGCCTGCTGCCGCGCAGGACGTGACCATCACCAATGCCCGGCTCGTGCTGGGCGACGGATCGGCCCCGATCGAGGGCGGCACCGTCGTCGTGCGCGGCGGCCGCGTTGTCAGCGCCGGTCGCGGCGCAGCGGTGGCGGGTGGTCGCACCATCGATGCCGGCGGGCGCTATGTCACGCCCGGCCTCGTCGCCGGCTTCACCCGCCTCGGCATCATCGAGGTCGACGGCGTGTCGGCGACCAACGATGCCTCGGCGCGCGAGAGCGTGTTCAATGCAGGCCTCGACATCGCCTCGGCGGTCAATCCGCGCGCGACGCCGATCGCGATCAACCGCACCGACGGCATTACCCGCGCGATCGTCGCGCCCGACAATGCCGGCTCGATCTTTGCGGGCCAGGGCGCGGTCATCGACCTCGCCAACGACATGGATGCGGTCACCCGGCCGCAGGCGTTCCAGTTCATGGAATGGGGCGAAGCCGGCGCGCGTGCGGCGGGCGGCAGCCGCCCGGCGGCGATGGCGATGTTCCGCAACGCGCTGTTCGAGGCGCAGGCATATGCCCGCAACCCGGCCAGCTTCGCCGATCGCGGCAAGGAAGCGCTGCTGACCCGCACCGATGCGCAGGCGCTGCAAAAGGTGCTGAGCGGACAGGTGCCGCTGCTGATCCATGTCGAACGCGCCTCCGACATATTGGGCGTGCTGGCACTCAAGCGCGAGTTCGCCGGGCTGAAGCCGGTCCTCGTCGGCGCCAGCGAAGGCTGGACCGTCGCGCGGCAGATCGCGGCCGCGAACGTGCCGGTACTCGCCAGCGCGCTGTCCGACCTGCCCGCCAGCTTCGAACAGCTCGCCGCCACCCAGTCCAATATCGGCCGGATGAAGGCCGCCGGCGTGGTCGTCGGCATCGGCACGATCGGCGACGACGAGGCACGGCAGGCACGACTGGTGCGGCAATATGCCGGCAATCTCGTCGCGCTGTCGAAGGTGCCGGGCGCCTCGGGCCTCGACTGGGGGGCCGCCTTCGCCACGATCAGCTCGCTGCCCGCGCGCACGATCGGGATGGAGGGGGAGATCGGCTCGCTCAGCCCCGGCCGGCGCGGCGACGTGGTGATCTGGGACGGCGATCCGCTGGAGATCGGATCGGCCCCGACCCAGCTGTTCATCGACGGCGTCGAACAGCCGCTGACCAACCGCCAGACCCGGTTGCGCGACCGCTATCTCAACCCCGTCGAACAGGGCCTGCCCAAGGCGTATCAGCGATAA
- a CDS encoding amidohydrolase, translating into MIRTLTLAALAAGLVACTGDGREVRSASADAPKGKGPGAGKGYDHDPFPSTYRAYPGRATLVTNVTILDGEGGRINNGSVLFRDGKIVEVGQAIAAADGVTVIDGQGKWVTPGVIDVHSHLGDYPSPGVEAHSDGNEMTGPVTAEVWAEHSVWPQDPGFARALTNGGVTTLQILPGSANLMGGRSVTLKNVYGRTMQAMKFPGAPYGFKMACGENPKRVYGSKGRMPSTRMGNVAVDRATWLRAKDYDRKWDKYEEDGGEAPTRDLAMDTLRGVLDGEILVHNHCYRADEMAIVMDMAQEMGYKVTAFHHAVESYKIADLLKARGVCSAVWADWYGFKMESYDAIGENLAILDQQGACAMIHSDDANGIQRLNQEVAKVIASAKRAGITVTPEHAWTWLAINPAKALGIDKVTGSLKAGKMADVVLWNGDPFSVYTRPQMVWVDGALLYDANNPKMRPVSDFELGQPGEGDVK; encoded by the coding sequence GTGATCCGAACATTGACGTTGGCGGCGCTGGCCGCCGGGCTGGTCGCCTGTACCGGCGATGGCAGGGAGGTGCGCTCCGCCTCCGCCGACGCGCCGAAGGGCAAGGGGCCCGGCGCGGGCAAGGGCTATGACCATGACCCGTTCCCCTCGACCTATCGCGCCTATCCGGGCCGCGCGACGCTGGTCACCAACGTCACCATCCTCGATGGCGAGGGCGGGCGGATCAATAACGGGTCGGTCCTGTTCCGCGACGGCAAGATCGTCGAGGTCGGGCAGGCCATCGCGGCTGCGGATGGCGTGACCGTGATCGACGGGCAGGGCAAATGGGTGACCCCCGGCGTCATCGACGTCCACAGCCATCTGGGCGATTATCCCAGCCCCGGCGTCGAGGCGCATAGCGACGGGAACGAGATGACCGGCCCGGTCACCGCCGAAGTATGGGCCGAACACAGCGTCTGGCCGCAGGACCCGGGCTTCGCCCGCGCGCTGACCAATGGCGGCGTCACCACGCTGCAGATCCTGCCCGGATCGGCGAACCTGATGGGCGGCCGCTCGGTCACATTGAAGAACGTCTATGGCCGCACGATGCAGGCGATGAAGTTCCCCGGCGCGCCCTATGGCTTCAAGATGGCGTGCGGCGAGAACCCGAAGCGCGTCTACGGGTCGAAGGGGCGGATGCCGTCGACCCGCATGGGCAATGTCGCGGTCGACCGCGCGACGTGGCTGCGCGCGAAGGACTATGACCGCAAATGGGACAAATATGAGGAGGATGGTGGCGAAGCGCCGACCCGCGACCTCGCCATGGACACGCTGCGCGGGGTGCTGGACGGCGAGATCCTCGTCCACAACCATTGCTACCGCGCCGACGAAATGGCCATCGTCATGGATATGGCGCAGGAGATGGGGTACAAGGTCACCGCCTTCCACCACGCGGTCGAAAGCTACAAGATCGCCGACCTGTTGAAGGCGCGCGGGGTCTGCTCGGCGGTGTGGGCCGATTGGTACGGCTTCAAGATGGAAAGCTACGACGCGATCGGCGAGAACCTGGCGATCCTCGACCAGCAGGGCGCCTGCGCGATGATCCATTCCGACGACGCCAACGGCATCCAGCGGCTTAATCAGGAGGTCGCGAAGGTCATCGCCTCGGCCAAGCGCGCCGGCATCACCGTGACGCCCGAACATGCGTGGACGTGGCTGGCGATCAATCCGGCGAAGGCGCTCGGCATCGACAAGGTGACCGGCTCGCTCAAGGCCGGCAAGATGGCCGACGTGGTGCTGTGGAACGGCGATCCGTTCAGCGTCTATACCCGCCCGCAGATGGTGTGGGTCGACGGCGCGCTGCTCTACGACGCGAACAATCCGAAGATGCGACCGGTATCCGATTTCGAACTCGGCCAGCCCGGCGAAGGGGATGTGAAGTGA
- a CDS encoding DUF4129 domain-containing protein, whose amino-acid sequence MAGAEAADGLGQAAASVPPIDSAKVDAAWKTIRADGSIQFDLPEKLPEPRDPPPEWLEPVLRAIGNFVQWVGGGWQVILWVIGIVIAIALLFALVPSLREWIAERLGRRRVVEEAPPWTPTETRARALLEDADALAAEGRFDEAVHLLLFRSIDDIVAWRGDVVRPADTSRDIARAEALPPHARGVFAGIVAAVERSLFGGRALGADDWQRARADYAGFALKGAR is encoded by the coding sequence TTGGCGGGGGCTGAAGCGGCGGACGGACTGGGCCAGGCCGCCGCATCGGTGCCGCCGATCGATTCGGCGAAGGTCGATGCCGCGTGGAAGACGATCCGCGCCGACGGGTCGATCCAGTTCGACCTGCCCGAAAAACTGCCCGAACCGCGCGATCCGCCGCCCGAATGGCTGGAACCGGTACTGCGCGCGATCGGCAATTTCGTCCAATGGGTCGGCGGCGGCTGGCAGGTGATCCTGTGGGTGATCGGCATCGTCATCGCAATCGCGCTGCTGTTCGCGCTGGTGCCGTCGCTCCGCGAATGGATCGCCGAACGGCTCGGCCGTCGCCGCGTGGTGGAGGAAGCGCCCCCCTGGACACCGACCGAAACCCGCGCGCGCGCGCTCTTGGAGGATGCGGACGCGCTGGCGGCTGAGGGTCGGTTCGACGAGGCGGTCCACCTGCTGCTGTTCCGCAGCATCGACGACATCGTCGCATGGCGCGGCGACGTGGTGCGCCCGGCCGATACCAGCCGCGACATCGCCCGTGCCGAGGCGCTGCCGCCGCACGCGCGCGGCGTGTTCGCCGGTATCGTCGCGGCGGTCGAGCGGAGCCTGTTCGGCGGGCGGGCGCTGGGCGCCGACGACTGGCAGCGCGCGCGGGCAGACTATGCCGGCTTTGCACTGAAGGGCGCGCGGTGA
- a CDS encoding AAA family ATPase: MTLDEVRSLGSAIDREIAKAVVGQADAVRLLTIALFSAGHVLLEGPPGTAKTLLAQSFARTLGLDFGRIQFTPDLMPGDIIGSNLFNFQTSTFALTRGPVFCELLLADEINRTPPKTQAALLEAMQERRITIDGRTEHLSDRFTVVATQNPIEQQGVYPLPEAQLDRFLFKIAIGWPSLDAERAIVAQYGSRTGTPAPQDSGVAQVADGGAIAAAIDAVGQVRLVDEVIDYIVRLIRATREHGDLSSGASPRAASALAAAARAGAALDGRDYVIPDDVKALAPALLRHRLILSPSAEIDGRRVDDVVASLIASVEAPR; this comes from the coding sequence ATGACGCTCGACGAGGTACGGTCGCTGGGATCGGCGATCGACCGGGAGATCGCGAAGGCGGTCGTGGGACAGGCGGATGCCGTCCGGCTGCTGACCATCGCGCTGTTCTCGGCCGGTCACGTCCTGTTGGAAGGGCCGCCGGGCACCGCCAAGACGTTGCTGGCGCAAAGTTTCGCGCGGACGCTGGGGCTCGATTTCGGGCGCATCCAGTTCACGCCGGACCTGATGCCCGGCGACATTATCGGGTCGAACCTGTTCAATTTCCAGACCTCGACCTTCGCGCTGACCCGCGGGCCGGTCTTCTGCGAACTGCTGCTGGCCGACGAGATCAACCGCACCCCGCCCAAGACGCAGGCGGCCCTGCTGGAAGCGATGCAGGAACGGCGCATCACCATCGACGGGCGGACCGAGCATCTGTCCGACCGCTTCACCGTCGTCGCGACACAGAACCCGATCGAGCAGCAGGGCGTCTACCCGCTGCCCGAGGCGCAGCTCGACCGGTTCCTGTTCAAGATCGCGATCGGCTGGCCGAGCCTCGACGCCGAACGCGCGATCGTCGCCCAATATGGCAGCCGCACCGGCACCCCGGCCCCGCAGGATTCAGGCGTGGCGCAGGTGGCGGACGGCGGCGCCATCGCCGCCGCGATCGATGCGGTGGGTCAGGTGCGGCTGGTCGACGAGGTGATCGACTATATCGTGCGGCTGATCCGCGCGACCCGCGAGCATGGCGACCTGTCGTCGGGTGCGTCCCCACGCGCCGCATCGGCGCTGGCGGCGGCGGCGCGGGCGGGCGCGGCATTGGACGGACGCGACTATGTGATCCCGGACGATGTGAAGGCACTGGCCCCCGCCCTGCTGCGCCACCGGCTGATCCTGTCGCCCAGCGCCGAGATCGACGGACGACGGGTCGATGACGTCGTCGCCAGCCTGATCGCATCGGTCGAAGCGCCGCGATGA
- a CDS encoding DUF58 domain-containing protein, whose amino-acid sequence MIVPTPRAIQLTALAAPVGLALGVLAPAAWIAAPLWIAGVLALIVADALLAKKPVLAMPEGLPATLNIGERFTLGNADMAADFDGPIKRTAPGSFRAERRGKARLRRLWARRAGPMGLAWRQATGRADRDIPILPDIRPVRDQGMRQYLNSLSVGNRLRRDHGDGQDFQVLTDFEAGMERRAIDWKASARHASLLAREFHTERDNMIAFAIDAGRAMTDPVGDIPRIDRAVSSALLAAFVALKSGDRVRLYSFGARPQVDSGSIGGGTRGFARLHHAAADIDYGAEESNYTLGLVTLDQKLDRRALVVIFTEFTDTTSAELLLAAAQRMLKRHRVLFVLFRDVELEGLRDAEPGHADDLVRAHVAHLLLRDRAIVVERLRRMGIDVIEATADAMPLALVERYLNHRERGR is encoded by the coding sequence ATGATCGTTCCCACGCCCCGTGCCATCCAGCTGACCGCGCTCGCCGCGCCGGTCGGGCTGGCGCTGGGCGTGCTGGCCCCGGCGGCGTGGATCGCGGCGCCGTTATGGATCGCGGGCGTGCTGGCGCTGATCGTCGCCGATGCGCTGCTGGCGAAGAAGCCGGTGCTGGCGATGCCGGAGGGGCTGCCCGCGACGCTGAACATCGGCGAGCGCTTCACGCTCGGCAATGCCGACATGGCCGCCGACTTCGACGGGCCGATCAAGCGGACCGCCCCGGGCAGCTTTCGTGCCGAGCGACGCGGCAAGGCGCGGCTGCGGCGGCTCTGGGCGCGGCGCGCGGGGCCGATGGGGCTGGCATGGCGACAGGCGACCGGCCGCGCCGATCGCGATATTCCGATATTGCCCGACATCCGCCCGGTTCGCGACCAGGGAATGCGGCAATATCTCAACAGCCTGAGCGTCGGGAACCGGCTGCGCCGCGACCATGGCGACGGGCAGGACTTCCAGGTGCTGACCGATTTCGAGGCCGGCATGGAACGCCGCGCGATCGACTGGAAGGCATCGGCCCGCCATGCATCGCTGCTGGCGCGCGAATTCCATACCGAACGCGACAATATGATCGCGTTCGCCATCGATGCCGGGCGGGCGATGACCGATCCGGTCGGCGATATCCCGCGCATCGACCGCGCGGTGTCCTCGGCCCTGCTGGCGGCGTTCGTGGCTCTAAAGTCCGGCGACCGGGTGCGGCTCTATTCGTTCGGCGCGCGGCCGCAGGTCGACAGCGGCAGCATCGGCGGGGGCACGCGCGGCTTCGCCCGGCTGCACCACGCCGCCGCCGATATCGATTACGGCGCGGAGGAGAGCAACTATACGCTCGGCCTCGTCACGCTCGACCAGAAGCTCGACCGGCGCGCTTTGGTGGTGATCTTCACCGAATTTACCGACACGACCAGCGCCGAACTGCTGCTCGCCGCCGCGCAGCGGATGCTGAAGCGGCACCGCGTCCTGTTCGTGCTGTTCCGTGATGTCGAGCTGGAGGGATTGCGCGATGCCGAGCCGGGCCATGCCGACGATCTTGTCCGCGCCCATGTCGCGCACCTGCTGCTGCGCGACCGGGCGATCGTGGTCGAACGGCTGCGGCGGATGGGGATCGACGTGATCGAGGCGACGGCGGACGCCATGCCGCTCGCCCTGGTCGAACGCTATCTGAACCACCGGGAGCGCGGCCGATGA
- a CDS encoding stage II sporulation protein M: protein MTVTFATHHFRAEREGDWARLEALLDQLEKKSPRRLSDEDLVDLPRLYRATLSALSIARATSLDASLVGYLEALSTRAYFALYSAREPWWQQVKAFFVSGWPRAVRAIAPELLLSTALLILSAFAAYHLVRSDPAWYSAMISPELASGRDMNASAATLRASLYSPPTQGGLHVFATSLFTHNSQVAIMAFALGFLFGIPTIILSVQNGAMAGAMFAAFVPHGLGWGLFAWLMIHGTTEIGAIAIAAAAGLHIGRAIAFPGERTRMAAAADAGRRGTVVMIGVILMLLVAGLLEGFARQLVIDDSARLAVGGFMLALWTLYFTVGGRRGKA from the coding sequence ATGACCGTCACCTTCGCCACGCACCATTTCCGCGCCGAACGCGAGGGCGACTGGGCACGGCTGGAAGCGCTACTCGACCAGCTGGAAAAGAAATCGCCGCGCCGCCTGTCGGACGAGGATCTGGTCGACCTGCCCCGCCTGTACCGCGCGACCCTGTCGGCGCTGTCGATCGCGCGGGCGACGTCGCTCGACGCGTCGCTGGTCGGCTATCTGGAGGCGCTGTCGACGCGGGCCTATTTCGCGCTCTATTCGGCGCGCGAGCCGTGGTGGCAGCAGGTGAAGGCGTTCTTCGTCAGCGGCTGGCCGCGCGCGGTGCGGGCGATCGCGCCCGAACTGCTGCTGTCGACCGCGCTGCTGATCCTGAGCGCGTTCGCCGCCTATCACCTCGTCCGCAGCGATCCGGCATGGTATTCGGCGATGATCTCGCCCGAACTGGCGAGCGGACGCGACATGAATGCGAGCGCCGCGACGCTGCGCGCCTCGCTCTATTCGCCGCCGACCCAGGGCGGGCTGCACGTTTTCGCCACGTCGCTCTTCACCCACAATTCCCAGGTCGCGATCATGGCCTTCGCGCTGGGCTTCCTGTTCGGCATTCCGACCATCATCCTGTCGGTGCAGAACGGGGCGATGGCGGGTGCGATGTTCGCGGCGTTCGTGCCGCACGGGCTGGGCTGGGGCCTGTTCGCGTGGCTGATGATCCACGGCACGACCGAGATCGGCGCGATTGCCATCGCCGCGGCCGCGGGGTTGCATATCGGCCGCGCCATCGCCTTTCCCGGCGAACGTACCCGCATGGCGGCTGCTGCCGACGCCGGGCGGCGCGGGACGGTGGTGATGATCGGCGTCATCCTGATGCTGCTGGTCGCCGGACTGCTGGAGGGGTTCGCCCGGCAGCTGGTCATCGACGACAGCGCGCGGCTGGCGGTGGGCGGGTTCATGCTGGCGCTGTGGACGCTCTATTTCACCGTCGGGGGCCGTCGTGGCAAGGCGTGA
- a CDS encoding RDD family protein: MPRTLERQLVTPEGVPLNLRLGSAGARAGAFVIDAIIMLAALIGASLLILALAIGGPRGAASMYAVVWLLGFFLLRNFYFVLFEAGKRAATPGKRLMKLRVVSRDGGRLTGSAVLARNLMREIEIFLPLIFLAFAFAEGMATAWTATLALGWSSILLFLPLFNRDRLRGGDLIGGTWVVERETRKLGEDLLVQTAHEQDRARIAPFTAAELDTYGAFELQRLEEVLRRNDRADLYAVATAIRRKLGRQEEGYDHAFLEAYYGALRHHLERKLLFGQRKRDKYDRIEAS; encoded by the coding sequence ATGCCGCGCACGCTGGAACGGCAGCTGGTCACGCCCGAGGGGGTCCCGCTGAACCTGCGGCTGGGGTCGGCGGGTGCGCGTGCCGGTGCCTTCGTGATCGATGCGATCATCATGCTGGCGGCGCTGATCGGCGCGTCGCTGCTGATCCTGGCGCTGGCGATCGGGGGACCGAGGGGTGCTGCGTCGATGTATGCGGTGGTGTGGCTGCTGGGGTTCTTCCTGCTGCGCAATTTCTACTTCGTGCTGTTCGAGGCGGGCAAGCGCGCCGCGACGCCGGGCAAGAGGCTGATGAAGCTGCGCGTGGTGTCGCGGGATGGCGGGCGGCTGACCGGATCGGCGGTGCTGGCGCGCAACCTGATGCGCGAGATCGAGATATTCCTGCCGCTGATCTTCCTCGCCTTCGCCTTTGCCGAAGGGATGGCGACGGCGTGGACCGCGACGCTGGCACTCGGATGGTCGTCGATCCTGCTGTTCCTGCCGCTGTTCAATCGCGACCGGCTGCGCGGCGGCGACCTGATCGGCGGCACCTGGGTCGTCGAGCGGGAGACGCGCAAGCTGGGCGAGGATTTGCTGGTGCAGACCGCGCATGAACAGGACCGCGCCCGCATCGCGCCGTTCACCGCCGCCGAGCTGGACACCTATGGCGCGTTCGAACTGCAGCGACTGGAAGAGGTGCTGCGCCGCAACGACCGCGCCGACCTGTATGCCGTGGCCACCGCGATCCGTCGCAAGCTGGGCCGGCAGGAGGAAGGCTATGACCATGCCTTTCTCGAGGCCTATTACGGCGCGCTGCGCCATCATCTTGAACGAAAATTGCTGTTCGGACAGCGCAAGCGCGACAAATACGACCGGATTGAAGCGAGTTAG